The following proteins come from a genomic window of Candidatus Paceibacterota bacterium:
- a CDS encoding 50S ribosomal protein L25 — translation MLTLNVVKRNTKDALKKLRSEGLMPAVFYGRKEKSTPIAIKLADFEKALKEAGESSVIQLKGEGVDAEALIQEVDLDPVKETPRHADFYVIEKGKKLEISVPIEFMGTSSAVKDLGGTLVKVLHELEIEALPKDLPHSIQVDISALINLDSKIHAKDIALPDGVILKSKPEEVVAAISEAVKEEEKPAEPIDIANIELSEKKGKEPKEGEEATPGAESKPSGDKGKGGK, via the coding sequence ATGCTTACGCTTAATGTTGTAAAACGAAATACTAAAGACGCTCTCAAAAAGCTCCGAAGTGAAGGTTTGATGCCGGCAGTTTTTTACGGCCGAAAGGAAAAATCCACGCCGATTGCCATCAAATTGGCTGACTTTGAAAAAGCTCTGAAAGAAGCCGGTGAATCCAGCGTCATTCAGCTCAAAGGTGAAGGGGTGGATGCCGAAGCCTTGATTCAAGAGGTTGATCTTGACCCGGTTAAGGAGACCCCGCGTCATGCTGATTTTTATGTAATTGAAAAAGGTAAGAAGTTGGAAATTTCTGTGCCGATTGAATTTATGGGCACTTCTTCGGCCGTTAAAGATTTGGGCGGTACACTCGTTAAAGTTCTGCATGAACTGGAAATCGAAGCTCTGCCGAAAGATTTGCCTCACTCAATCCAGGTTGATATTTCAGCTCTGATTAATCTTGATAGCAAAATTCACGCCAAGGATATCGCTTTGCCGGACGGAGTGATTCTTAAGAGTAAGCCGGAAGAAGTAGTTGCGGCCATTTCGGAAGCGGTTAAAGAAGAAGAGAAGCCGGCCGAACCAATTGATATTGCCAATATTGAACTTTCCGAGAAGAAGGGTAAAGAGCCTAAGGAAGGTGAGGAAGCTACTCCTGGAGCCGAGTCCAAACCGTCCGGCGATAAAGGGAAGGGCGGAAAGTAG